One Apteryx mantelli isolate bAptMan1 chromosome 2, bAptMan1.hap1, whole genome shotgun sequence genomic window, CGATCTGAATCCATTCTCCTGTTCTGAAACCTATTTTTTTTGAAGCTTACCTTGTGAACATTTTCAGTAACTAGTTTTTGTGGAGttctttaaaaagaatgaaaaattccAATTTTGGTGAATAAAACAAACGTTCTATTCACTTCAGCAGGCTGTTTGTGTCACTGACTGAGAGAGTGTGCTGAAATTTAGGATTTCCAAACTGTTTTTCGGCACTAGGAGAGTGACATCATTTCCTGAATTTTGTGACCATGCTGGAAAATTTAAAACCTGGAATTTTTAAAGGACCAACTTTCTTTAAAAGTCCAAGAAATGACACACATTGTGCTGAAACTCATATTGtaaattctaaataaaaatttgcttttaaacagtGAAGGAGAACTCTGAAAAGGTGTGCTTTTTACAGCTCTGGAAATTTTCAACTTCTCGCCACACTAAAATTTCATAAAATAGTTTatctttacaaaataaaatatgtcATTTTTTTGTAACCATGAAACAAAGGTGTCATGAATCAGGGTTGTGATACCTGACATTTACTGAAAAAGAATCCTTCGGTGTGAGATTCCTGGGGGAAAACAACTAGATACTGTCCTTCCAGGATACCTTCTCAAACTGTTGCTTAGAAGGTATGGGGCATAGCTGGGGAGTGTCGGGAGTGGGGGGAGAACCTGTATGGGAAATTCTGCATAGCATTTTAGTTGTCATAATCTACCTGATTCTCAGGACTGTCTGCATGAAGCCGATTGCTCTGAGGCTCTAAGATCATCCAGAATTGGAAAAGTGTAACACAGGGTTGAATTCATATTATTCCTTCCCCCAGGGCTGGAGATTCTATATTACATTTCTTATAAATAATGCTCTAAACCTTTATGCAACTTAATAGCTTCCTGACAAGATGAAACATCCTTATATTGTCCTTTTGAGTTTGAAGTATGAATGAACTTTTTAACAGTCTGAGTGTACtaatttgtgggattttttttagcTGTATCTTTTAAATAATTGCTTGTCTTTTCTTATTTtgggtagattttttttctccttaatctcTATCTAATTGAAAGAAACCTCTTAGTGCGTTCTTTGTTTCACAGTCAATTTGTGTGCTTAGTGGTTGTGttgtgtggtttttctttttcctcacctCTGGAAGAGGAGCCATGAACTACAGCAGCATGAGGGTATGTACAGCTTCTGATACCCGTGATAGCCAGAGGATTGATACACATGAAGAACACATTGTTCCTCTAATATGAATGATTTCTAGGTATTAGCTTTTCAATAGGGGCTGTATTCAGATGAGCATCTTCTCTGGCTTCAGGGAGAAGATAGTAGTGGTGGTGCAGAATCACAAGAAAAGCAACCTGGCAGGCAGCAGAGCGAATGTCAGAATGGTAAGACAACAGCCATTGGGTGTTCTAAGGAGGTTGATCACAAACAAATAGGACCTGAAGCAATTTTGAAGACTGAAGGAGCTAACAATCGGTTCATTACCACCACCACCTAACATTAACCATGGGTCATCATATAAGTCTCTTGAAAAGCATTGGGAAAAATATTATGACAAGTGATGTGGAAATTATAAACATTCTGGAACATTTCCTAGAGCCCTTTCTTCATTCCAGTAATAACAGCAATGTGGAGAAAAAAGAatactgttttttgcttttttggggattaatatataaagatatatataacAAGTTGAACAGAGCACCACAAATATTTCTAAGCAGAGTAGAACAGAACAGGTGGATGACTGGAGGGAGGATGTTCTACGGGAGGATGTAAAGACgacagagacagactcttctcagtggtgcccagtgacagcagGAGAgtcagtgggcacaaactgaaacacagaaaattccacttgcacataagaaaacactttattgtgagggtggttAAATAATGTAACAAGTTGCCTAGAGAGATTGTcgtgtctccatccttggagatattcaaaacctgactggacatggacCTTGACAACCTcctctaggtaaccctgcttgagcaggggggatggactggatgatctccagaggccccctccaaccccaactattctgtctCTTAGGCAGTGAAAATGAAGGTCATTTCAAGAAATATCCTAGTCCTCCTTTGGAGCAGAAAGTAAGTGACAGCTAGCATTGAGTTTCTCTAGATGTCTTTCAAAGAGAACAACTGAGAACTGTTGACTCTTCTCCCCAGTTGTGTGGTTGATATTTTAAACTTATCTAATGAGCATGTCGAAAGAAATCTTACAGATGTCAATGAGAAGGTGCCTTCTCTTGGTTGTATTGAAAGAGATGTGAAAAGACTTATTCATGACTATATGCAAGTTCTTTTCCTTTCATCCAGGGACTTTAATGATAAAAGAGATTGTCTCATATAGTTAGAAATCCACATTAAGCAAATAGCATAAACTTATATATTCCATGTACAAGTACAATGAGCAGCTTGATCAAAGAACTGGAAAAACCTGATTATAACTCAAATTTATGGAATTGGCATTcttgctttaaataaaaagagatttgaagctcagctgaaaaaaacacattttgattAATCAAATAAAGGTATTGCTGAAGAGGAGAATACCTATTATGTGAGAATTCCTTGGCCagattttgtaattaaaaattaaataaattaaaagtttaaaaaagggGACTTTTCTATATTGTTTTGAAAAAGctccaaatgctttcttttgccTAAATAAACAGCTCTAAGTAAATATTCTGACATCGGTAATGGAATTCTCTTCAGTGACTCCGAGAAACTTCTCATGCTTGGCCTCTCAAATGTGAAGGTAGCAGATCTAAGAGATGTATTCATGCACTTGGCTCAGGGCTCAAATGAAGTCAGTCATGGCACATACTGTAACAAATGACTGGAAGATGTGTAAGAAAAGCCTTAGAAGGTAAATTTTGACTacagggagagaaaaaggaaggaactATAGATCATCTGATTATTCTAGCAATGTAAATCAGaggggaaaaggtgagtgagaaGGGGGAGGAGTTACATTTGGTAGATCCTGGAGAAACTCACTAGGTAGGGAGAGGacttcttttaagtgaaacaagcTTGCTGGCATCACGAGTTACTAGAATTTGGGGAAAATTATGTAAACCATTTGGGATAAAAATAATTGTTTGGGACTATTCAGATAAGATGAATTATTTGTCATGGTAAGACCTTTCTGTTATGAACTCTGTTGAAATCTTTTCTGGGCCAGTTGCCAAATTTGGTCATTTCACTGGAGTTTTGTTTTACTGGTCTTGTCATAGATAACTAAGATACAGGAGCCTGTGTTTCTgacaaatactttgaaaaaatcTGCTAATGGGAAGTACTGGTGTAGCTGTTCAAACCAGAATGTGGAAACCTCTGCATTAGACTCTGGATTAAACCTAATGTAAATAATGTAGGCCTAGTAGGAGGGGCAGCTTCCCCTGCAGTAGGCAATTCAGGGATGTGGCGTAACAGTATTGTCTGCGGCCCCAGTGGCCTGAGGGGGGTTTCATCAATTGTCACAGAAGAGTCTTGGCTGGAGATAAAACTAGATTGTTAGATACTTTAGGGAGGTCCCTCTTACAAGCAAAAAAGTAAGGTGACTCCTCTAaagtataaaaaaattttttttttcagatgtgtttTTTCTGACTGCTAAATTACATGATCTTTAGATAGATATATTTACACATTTGTCCTTTAATCACACAACTGATCTTTTTGCTTTAGTTGAGTAAAAGTAAGTTTCCATTATTTTGTTTCCCTCCCCTTTTTAGGAACAGTGTGtagtctaaaaaaaaataaaaaagtctatCTTTGGTCAGAAATCTAGGCAGAATCTAACTTGATAACTTGTGTGTATGCAAGATTTTCTGTATACATTTGCTATTGAATATTTAGTATTTCTGGATGTAATTTTAATTTCTAGTTAATAAGAGAGGTAATGTCCTATTTTACTTTTCTCCCATGGTCGTATTTGTATAACTATTTCCCTTGATCCTGACTCCTGTAAGG contains:
- the MTERF1 gene encoding LOW QUALITY PROTEIN: transcription termination factor 1, mitochondrial (The sequence of the model RefSeq protein was modified relative to this genomic sequence to represent the inferred CDS: inserted 2 bases in 1 codon; substituted 5 bases at 5 genomic stop codons); amino-acid sequence: MSIFSGFREKIVVVVQNHKKSNLAGSRANVRMVRQQPLGVLRRLITNKXDLKQFXRLKELTIGSLPPPPNINHGSSYKSLEKHWXKNIMTSDVEIINILEHFLEPFLHSSNNSNAVKMKVISRNILVLLWSRKXVTASIEFLXMSFKENNXELLTLLPSCVVDILNLSNEHVERNLTDVNEKVPSLGCIERDVKRLIHDYMQVLFLSSRDFNDKRDCLI